CTATAAATAATAATGGAATAACACATATTGTGAAATAAATACCCATATGAATGATAAAATTAACACTAGGGTTTGTTATAAGTTTAATATCATGGTGAGAGTACATATATGATCTAAATTTATCCATAACTTTAAGTTTACTTATGATTTTTACAAATACAATATATCCAATAAGTATAATAAACCATAAGATAAAAATACGATACACGATATCCATCATTAAAACCTCCATTTAAGTTAATGTTTCGCTCCTATTCTCAGAAGGACTGATATGATTAATCAGAATTTTTAATGAGTCTTTTAACATTTTAGATCCTAACTTTTCATTAGCAACTACGTAAGATGTTATCAGGGATATTATAGTATTTTCTTTATTAATTTTATAATCTCCTTCAAGAATTTTTATTATTGTTCTTTTTGATTCATCTGTTTTTATCACAGTTTTAATACTTTTTACCATGTTTTTATCCAACATTGTTGATTTGCTAGGAAGAGAATTTAAGAATATATCTATTCCTAATTCTTCATCTGTTTTCCCTGTTGTTGCTTGAAGAAATGATTCACCGACATAGGTTATAGCCCCATGGAATACTACGTTACCAAATACGCCTAATTCACCAAAACTATAATCATTAAGTGTATCTATCAGCACTCTTCCATATCTACTCATATTGTATTCTTGTGCAAAACATCCTTTTCCATCAGCATCTAAGAATAGTCCTGTTGCAATTAATGGAAAAGAATAGGGTCCTATTGCTGGCATTAATATAAATCCTGCTGTGATTAGCACATTACCTATCATTTGCTCGTACTGTGCCCATTTTGAATCTAATTTAAATCCTAGTATGGTTTCATTTTCATCTTTATTCCATTGTTTATATAAATCACTCTTACTATAATCACTAATGCTGTCTATGATTTCTGTTCCATTTACTGTGGGTGCTGGTGTGTTATTGATTGGTGAGCTTTCCGTGAAATTATATAATACTTGTGACATGTTTGAGTTTTCTAATATGTCTGTTAGGTTTATTTCCGTGTAATTCATGGTTTGTTGGTATATTAATGGAATTACTATTTTGATTATGTTTTCAAAGGATTGTTTATTCGTGTTGTTTGTTGTTTGTATTGTTATTGCTAGTGAGGAGTCCAGTACTTCTAAGTCTAGTTTATTAGTGTTTGTGTATGTTAATATTATTGTTGTTGTGTTTCTGTACCATGATGTATTGGTGTTTGTTATTTTTTCTATAGTATTTGCAAATGTATCTGCTAGGTATAGGAATTCTAGTCCTTTATAGAATGTTTGGTATATTGCATTGTTTTTGTATGTTGAATTTTTATTTATCCATTCATCTATGATTGTGTTGTTTATTTTTATTTTTGTAGCTGTATATGTTTGTATTGTGTCTATTGTTTTATTGTATATTGAATTCTGGTATTTAATTTTTTCTTGTTTAGATATTTGTAGTCTGTTACATTGGAACTGTGTTAAAATATATTCTGTAAGATTATTTTTAAGTAATTTGTTAGAGGAATAATTCACTCTTTCCTTTGTAGTTGTGTAATTAATCCTTGGATAATTAGCCATTAGTTTTGTATATGTTATTGTTTCGAAGTTTGCTGTTTGTTTTGTTTGTTTATATATTTGATATTTTAGTCCTGTGTCATCGTAGTTAATTCCTTCTGTAAATAGTATTTTTGTCCTATTTTTATTATTTACATTTATAATCATTTGTTCTGCATATAATGAATTATTAATTCTTGGTAAACTATTGTTATCATATGTTTTACTTATTGCGCTAGATATGATGCTAAATTGGTTTATGTTGTTTATTAAGTTATTATGATATTTGATTATTATGTTATCGTTTTGTGTGTATATTAGTAATCCTTCTTTTATTGATGGATAGGTTATGCTACAATTCATTTTTCCATCTTTTGTTATGAAACATGCAGTTTTTCCTAGATTATGAATAGAGTTAGTTATATTTTTATTACTTAGGGTGTATGTTTTGTTTGTTTCTGTAAAGGTAATGTTTATTATTCTCGTGTTAGGTATTTTGATTATTCCATTAGTTCCTGTTTTTATTATATATTTATCATATTGAGTATTATTTGTTTTTATCACATTTGGCAACGTTATGTTTGTATAGCAGGGTATTGTAATATTATAGTCAATTGGTGTTTCGCATGATGTTTTTGTTAGACTTGTTATTTTTATTGTTTCAGGCAGTTTTTTATTTTGGTATAAATAATCGACTATTTGTGTATATAAGTATATAGTATCATTGTAACTTAAATATCCAAAATTACTTTTTATTATTGTTGGAGTTTTTCCTATTGTTTTATAACTGTTTAATAGGATATTTGCCAGTGATTTATATTCTGTTTTATTTATTGTGGTTTGTGTGCAGGATGTTGTTGTGTATGTTGTTGTATTATTGAATTTACCATTGTAATATGTGTTATTATTTGTTACTAGATTACATAGTAAGAATAGATAGTCTGTTGTTGTTATATTTTCATTTGTTATGTTTATATTATTTGGTAGTTTATTATTTTTAATATTTATTTTTGTCCAATGAGCACTTTCAAGAACTTGGCTGTACGTGTATTTCTTCATGTTTTCTGTTATTCTTAAGTACACAGTTAAATTAGATCCCTTGCATAAATCATTTTCATTATATGTTATAGTTATTTTATTTATTCCAGTCGTATTTACTTTGAATGATAATTTTGATGTACCATTTATTATTTTTGATAATCCTATTTTTTGATTGTTCATTGTATAATTTAATGTACCCTGTGTTATTGTATGGTTATTTGCATCCTTAACTGTACTTGTTATGTTAACTATTGTATTGTTTGTTATTATCCAAGAATTTGAAATTATTTTTGTTGCTTTTTTTATCATGTTTAAAGTAGCGGTTGTATTAGCAGAGTTATATTCTGTTGTTCTAAAAGTTTTTATCAATAGATTTGATGTTTTCACTGTTTTTGGAGTGTATGTTATTTTTGCTACTCCATTAATTATAGGTGCTGTACTTATTGTCACACCATCTATGATAAATGTTGCATTTAATCCATTTACTTTATGATTATTTAGGTATGTGAAGTTTGCAATTAGTGTTATTGTTTCATTTACATAACATGTTCTTGATGCTGTAGTAATGTTTATTGATTGTCGATTATAACATACTTGATAGTCACGTACAGTTGCATAGTTTGGAAGTCTACTATTAGTTTTTTCAAATTGACTAATTCCTGAAAACAAGTAGGCTGCATCCTCAAAGCTTAGATTATAAGTATCATATGTAATTTTATCAGGATTTGTACCATATATTTCATAACTTTCTATTATATTTTTAGCAATTTTAAGGTAATCCTCCTTGTTAATTTGTTCATAGTAACAGTTTGTCGTGGTTGTAGTTTTTGTATGGAAATAATTATTATTTAAAGTGATTATTGAGCTGTTATATAAAGTTTTACATGTTAAGTATAGGAAATCATTTACTGATAATTTATCTTCTTTTACTGTTACATAGTTAGGTAATCTATTATTATTTGAAACAAAATTTCTAAAATTATTTGCTGCAGTAAGTATTTGTGTTTTTGTATAATTACCTGGCTTATATATTGTTAATGTTTGATTTATTATTTCATTCTTGTTTATTACTTGAACGCATAATGTTAAATTTCTAGAATCTATTGAACTTAAGTTTAAATTAGTCGTTATTGTATTTATTTTTATATTAGTGATTTTTTTAACTAGCTTATTATTTATATAGAAGTTTATTGTTGCATTTGTTATGTTATTTGAGATTATTTTTGTTGTTACTTCTAATGTTGTGTTATTTAAACTTGTATTAACTTTGATATTCTGATTTGTTTTTATGGTATATGTGTTTAAACATGCAATATATTTATATTGAGATAACGGAATCCAATTATTACCATTAGTACTTATATATGAATTATTAGTATATGATTTGTTTATTGATTCAATTAAATCCTGAACTACTATGTATGTAGGAAAATTATCAATATTTTGTATTTTTACGACTGTGGTAATATTATCATTCTTTTCTAATGGTATGGTTGAATCTAATTCTATTGTTTTATAGCCTATTGATTTTATCGTGTTATTTTGTATGTATTGAAGCTTATTATTTTTGTAGATGTAAATTGTACAATTTGAAGGATTGAGGAAAAAGGTTCCCACTGCTTTTATACTTTCATTATTTAATGATTCATAATTATTTTTAACCCAGACAGTACTAGAATAATTTAAATCTATAGCATCACCTGATAACTTGGTATTTTGGTATATATTTGAATAATTAACTGTATCATTTAATACAAATACATAATTATTCCTATTGTTTTGTATGTTTATTCCTGCAAGTGTTTTATCATAATATGAAATATAAACATATCCTTTTTTGTCGAAATTTTTACCCCAACTATTTTTTATTATGAACGCTCCATTACCCTCTGGTCTAGTACCATTGTATTCAAAGTTATTTTTACTATAATTATCATCCCATCCTATGATAGCTACAGAGTGTGTAGTACCTAATGAGGGATTATTACAATACCAGTTATCTCCATCGAATTGTGCATAGATTACTGTTTCTACTGCACCGTATTTTAGAATCATTTCTTTAATTAGGTTATTGTCTGTGCAATTTTTTCTGTCTGGTACAAATATTACATTTTGAATATGTAAGTCAGGGTCTAATGTTGGTGAAAATATACTGTATTCATCGTAGGGGTCTCTGTTTTCCTTTATTGGTCCTAACCAACTTATGAGATAACTAATACTGCTTAATGCTGATCGTCCAGTGTTAGGCTCCCTATTTATTCCATCGTATGAATTTTTACTTATAATATTTTTGATATTGTTTTCAGATAAATCTATGGTCTTATTTAATGATTTTAATATGTTTGATTCTAGTGCGCCGTATGTTCCAAAAGCCCAGCAACTACCACTAGCTCCCTGATCTCTAACATCAGTTACAAGATGATATTTCCTTAAGTCGAATGTGTTGTTGTTTTGTTGTATATATAGGTTAGTATTGATTGTTTTTGCATTATAATTTGAATTACCCTTATAAGTGTATTGAACTTTTTTTATAGTATAATAGGAATTATTCCATGTTGTTGGAACTTTATAGTTATACTGAATTGTTCCTTTATTAATTATTACTGAAGATATTGTTGTTCCATCTATTTTAATTGTAATATTTCCAGTTATATCGTTGTTTATTTTTGCTTTTAATATGATTGTTTTTCCAGGTATTGCTATTTGATCATTTGATTCTATTATTGGATTTTTTTTAGTTGAAATTATTGTTTTTTCTATTGTTTGGTTTTTTGATGCTATTGTCATGTTTATATTTATTCTTTTTTCCTGATATTTGCTGTTTCCACCATATACAAAGGTTACTTTGTAAATTCCTGTCCATGTGAATGGTACTGTGAATTTATGTTGTATTAATCCATTATCTGGTCTGATGTATAAAGGGAGATTATTTTCATCTTTTAGTGTTACATCATTTATTTTTATGCATGTTTTTCCGGTTATGTCTTTATT
This genomic interval from Candidatus Methanosphaera massiliense contains the following:
- a CDS encoding C1 family peptidase — translated: MTNNIVPETWYVMQVTNTITNNTRKIKITLNTLNTGKVIKYTLPTRQLIIQLSGTTKTYNIQDNLEYITTNLEDEITTKIDNQIVPSNTKLEPDFKSNNITVKPGSTIILTAHINKDITGKTCIKINDVTLKDENNLPLYIRPDNGLIQHKFTVPFTWTGIYKVTFVYGGNSKYQEKRININMTIASKNQTIEKTIISTKKNPIIESNDQIAIPGKTIILKAKINNDITGNITIKIDGTTISSVIINKGTIQYNYKVPTTWNNSYYTIKKVQYTYKGNSNYNAKTINTNLYIQQNNNTFDLRKYHLVTDVRDQGASGSCWAFGTYGALESNILKSLNKTIDLSENNIKNIISKNSYDGINREPNTGRSALSSISYLISWLGPIKENRDPYDEYSIFSPTLDPDLHIQNVIFVPDRKNCTDNNLIKEMILKYGAVETVIYAQFDGDNWYCNNPSLGTTHSVAIIGWDDNYSKNNFEYNGTRPEGNGAFIIKNSWGKNFDKKGYVYISYYDKTLAGINIQNNRNNYVFVLNDTVNYSNIYQNTKLSGDAIDLNYSSTVWVKNNYESLNNESIKAVGTFFLNPSNCTIYIYKNNKLQYIQNNTIKSIGYKTIELDSTIPLEKNDNITTVVKIQNIDNFPTYIVVQDLIESINKSYTNNSYISTNGNNWIPLSQYKYIACLNTYTIKTNQNIKVNTSLNNTTLEVTTKIISNNITNATINFYINNKLVKKITNIKINTITTNLNLSSIDSRNLTLCVQVINKNEIINQTLTIYKPGNYTKTQILTAANNFRNFVSNNNRLPNYVTVKEDKLSVNDFLYLTCKTLYNSSIITLNNNYFHTKTTTTTNCYYEQINKEDYLKIAKNIIESYEIYGTNPDKITYDTYNLSFEDAAYLFSGISQFEKTNSRLPNYATVRDYQVCYNRQSINITTASRTCYVNETITLIANFTYLNNHKVNGLNATFIIDGVTISTAPIINGVAKITYTPKTVKTSNLLIKTFRTTEYNSANTTATLNMIKKATKIISNSWIITNNTIVNITSTVKDANNHTITQGTLNYTMNNQKIGLSKIINGTSKLSFKVNTTGINKITITYNENDLCKGSNLTVYLRITENMKKYTYSQVLESAHWTKINIKNNKLPNNINITNENITTTDYLFLLCNLVTNNNTYYNGKFNNTTTYTTTSCTQTTINKTEYKSLANILLNSYKTIGKTPTIIKSNFGYLSYNDTIYLYTQIVDYLYQNKKLPETIKITSLTKTSCETPIDYNITIPCYTNITLPNVIKTNNTQYDKYIIKTGTNGIIKIPNTRIINITFTETNKTYTLSNKNITNSIHNLGKTACFITKDGKMNCSITYPSIKEGLLIYTQNDNIIIKYHNNLINNINQFSIISSAISKTYDNNSLPRINNSLYAEQMIINVNNKNRTKILFTEGINYDDTGLKYQIYKQTKQTANFETITYTKLMANYPRINYTTTKERVNYSSNKLLKNNLTEYILTQFQCNRLQISKQEKIKYQNSIYNKTIDTIQTYTATKIKINNTIIDEWINKNSTYKNNAIYQTFYKGLEFLYLADTFANTIEKITNTNTSWYRNTTTIILTYTNTNKLDLEVLDSSLAITIQTTNNTNKQSFENIIKIVIPLIYQQTMNYTEINLTDILENSNMSQVLYNFTESSPINNTPAPTVNGTEIIDSISDYSKSDLYKQWNKDENETILGFKLDSKWAQYEQMIGNVLITAGFILMPAIGPYSFPLIATGLFLDADGKGCFAQEYNMSRYGRVLIDTLNDYSFGELGVFGNVVFHGAITYVGESFLQATTGKTDEELGIDIFLNSLPSKSTMLDKNMVKSIKTVIKTDESKRTIIKILEGDYKINKENTIISLITSYVVANEKLGSKMLKDSLKILINHISPSENRSETLT